A region of Elusimicrobiota bacterium DNA encodes the following proteins:
- a CDS encoding type II secretion system F family protein: MPQFAYKARAAGGTTSAGVLEAADQRSAIDQLRSQRMVVLEINERQPNFIDGLKKLNLFKASIPAKEIVLFSRQLSTLVSAGVALVSGLNILAEQIIHKGFKTIVLKVKEDIEAGLPIADALKKHPDAFTNLYVAMIRAGEVGGILDIILERLSNYLEAAEALRLKVKGAMMYPMVVSSIAGLVTVFLLVGVIPTFKEIFSSFGAELPLPTRIVVGLSDALQHQWYIFLGVPTGAFFLFKRWLKTENGKKIFDTKTLQLPLFGPLLRKVAVAKFTRTLGTLVKSGVPILQAMETVAQTAGNKVIEAAIMDARESIREGERIADPLKRSGVFPSMVIQMISVGEETGNMDVMLHKIADFYDQEVEQAIKGLTSMIEPIVIVFMGILIGGIVIAMFIPMFELGNLASKQG, translated from the coding sequence ATGCCACAATTCGCCTACAAAGCGCGCGCGGCCGGCGGAACCACTTCCGCCGGCGTCCTCGAGGCCGCCGACCAACGGTCGGCCATCGACCAGCTCCGGTCCCAGCGGATGGTGGTTCTTGAAATCAACGAGCGACAGCCCAATTTTATCGACGGCCTCAAAAAACTTAATCTCTTCAAGGCCTCCATCCCCGCGAAAGAAATCGTGCTCTTCTCGCGTCAGCTCTCGACCCTGGTTTCCGCGGGTGTGGCGTTGGTCTCGGGGTTAAATATTTTGGCGGAGCAGATCATTCACAAAGGGTTTAAAACCATCGTTCTGAAGGTCAAAGAGGACATCGAAGCCGGGCTTCCCATCGCGGACGCTTTGAAGAAGCATCCCGACGCCTTCACGAACCTCTACGTCGCCATGATCCGCGCGGGCGAGGTCGGCGGTATTCTGGACATTATTTTGGAACGATTGTCGAACTACCTGGAGGCCGCGGAGGCCCTTCGGCTGAAAGTGAAAGGGGCGATGATGTATCCGATGGTGGTTAGTTCGATCGCCGGGTTGGTCACCGTATTCCTGCTGGTCGGGGTCATTCCCACCTTCAAAGAGATCTTCTCCAGTTTCGGCGCCGAGCTTCCGCTTCCCACCCGCATCGTTGTCGGGTTGTCGGATGCTCTCCAGCATCAGTGGTATATTTTCTTGGGGGTCCCCACCGGGGCTTTCTTTCTTTTCAAGCGCTGGTTGAAAACCGAGAACGGAAAGAAAATCTTTGACACAAAAACCCTCCAGCTCCCGTTGTTCGGCCCTCTCCTCCGGAAAGTGGCGGTGGCCAAATTTACCCGCACCTTGGGAACCCTGGTCAAGTCGGGCGTTCCGATTTTGCAGGCCATGGAAACCGTGGCTCAAACGGCGGGCAACAAGGTGATCGAAGCCGCCATCATGGATGCCCGGGAGTCCATCCGCGAAGGCGAGCGCATCGCCGACCCTTTAAAGCGGTCCGGCGTTTTTCCGTCCATGGTGATCCAGATGATTTCCGTCGGAGAGGAAACCGGAAACATGGACGTCATGTTGCACAAGATCGCGGATTTCTACGACCAGGAAGTGGAGCAGGCCATTAAAGGCCTCACCTCGATGATCGAGCCCATCGTGATCGTGTTCATGGGCATCCTGATCGGCGGCATCGTCATCGCCATGTTCATCCCCATGTTCGAGCTCGGAAACCTGGCCAGCAAGCAAGGGTAA
- a CDS encoding PilN domain-containing protein has protein sequence MIKINLLPPEIYAAKAQQQIKVLGIAMGAVVAVLLLGYYATQFKRSRDLDKDLAAARIELQKYEALDAEVKSFQQQESQLNSRLSVIGQLLKGTLTYPKFFEDFISLLPADVWINSLATTTDPSYGLAVTVNAQSLTSFAIADWLTNLQQSPMCSNVKMGAITVAEQGDGRSPLYSFTMNFTFRRTDG, from the coding sequence ATGATCAAGATCAATCTCCTTCCCCCGGAAATTTACGCCGCCAAGGCCCAGCAGCAGATCAAAGTCCTGGGCATCGCCATGGGGGCCGTGGTGGCGGTCTTGTTGCTCGGTTATTACGCGACCCAATTCAAACGGTCCAGGGATCTGGACAAGGATTTGGCGGCGGCCCGTATCGAACTTCAGAAATATGAGGCTCTCGACGCTGAGGTCAAGTCGTTCCAACAACAGGAATCTCAACTTAATTCCCGGTTATCGGTCATTGGCCAATTGCTCAAGGGGACCCTCACCTACCCCAAGTTTTTTGAGGATTTCATTTCGCTCTTGCCCGCCGATGTCTGGATCAATTCCCTGGCGACGACAACGGATCCCTCTTACGGTTTGGCCGTTACCGTGAATGCCCAATCCCTGACGAGCTTCGCCATCGCCGATTGGTTGACGAACCTTCAACAATCGCCGATGTGTTCCAACGTGAAGATGGGAGCCATCACCGTCGCGGAGCAGGGCGATGGCCGCTCGCCGCTTTACTCCTTTACCATGAATTTCACCTTTCGGCGGACGGACGGTTGA
- the pilM gene encoding type IV pilus assembly protein PilM, with the protein MTLADTIKNFRLDKLRFKSKDAVGVDLGSTSIKIVQLKGGGGRWKLHRCAHLPLPNAGPDVGIPERRAQAVGLLKEYLRKQKGAISKDAAVSVSGNSVIVRFVKFPKMSRDDLSKMIKIEAEPYIPFSIPEVNLDFHILGDVVEEGQKKMETILVAAKKEIINARLDVVQQGGFSPVLIDVDAFALENVYDVCVGAAARETALIVHMGAFVTTMVIMENGVPKVVRDVFIAGNTVTKALQRNFQCDGKQAEAMKVRAQILVTPEDRERAMADANKETLQMSTVILPVMKDLLAEVQRSLDFFLSQGSDRQVGRVLLSGGASRLGNLANYLAQELRLPVEVLDPFQRIEGAQSIAPDVRPLFSVAVGLALRREGDAA; encoded by the coding sequence ATGACACTGGCGGATACCATCAAGAATTTTCGACTGGACAAACTTCGGTTCAAGTCCAAGGACGCGGTGGGGGTGGACCTTGGGTCCACCTCGATAAAAATTGTGCAGTTGAAGGGGGGGGGCGGGCGGTGGAAATTGCACCGGTGCGCGCACTTACCCCTGCCGAACGCGGGGCCGGACGTTGGAATTCCGGAGCGGAGGGCCCAGGCCGTGGGCCTCTTGAAAGAATACCTCCGAAAGCAAAAGGGCGCGATTTCCAAGGACGCCGCCGTTTCTGTTTCGGGAAACTCCGTGATCGTTCGGTTCGTCAAATTCCCTAAAATGTCCCGGGACGACCTTTCGAAAATGATCAAAATCGAGGCCGAGCCCTACATCCCTTTCTCCATTCCCGAGGTCAACCTCGATTTTCATATTTTGGGCGACGTGGTCGAGGAAGGCCAAAAAAAGATGGAGACGATCCTGGTCGCCGCCAAAAAGGAAATCATCAACGCCCGGTTGGACGTTGTTCAACAAGGCGGTTTTTCGCCGGTCCTGATCGACGTGGACGCCTTCGCTCTGGAGAACGTGTATGATGTGTGCGTGGGGGCGGCGGCTCGTGAAACCGCGCTGATCGTTCATATGGGGGCTTTCGTGACGACCATGGTGATTATGGAGAACGGCGTTCCCAAGGTGGTTCGCGACGTCTTCATCGCCGGGAACACCGTCACCAAAGCCCTGCAACGTAATTTTCAATGCGATGGAAAACAGGCGGAGGCCATGAAGGTCCGGGCGCAAATTTTGGTGACTCCCGAGGACCGCGAGCGGGCCATGGCCGATGCGAACAAAGAGACGCTTCAAATGTCGACCGTGATCTTGCCGGTCATGAAAGATTTGCTGGCGGAAGTTCAGCGGTCCCTGGACTTTTTTCTTTCCCAGGGGTCCGACCGGCAGGTGGGGCGGGTGTTGCTCTCCGGGGGCGCTTCACGGTTGGGCAACTTAGCGAACTACCTGGCCCAGGAGCTTCGCCTCCCGGTCGAGGTCCTGGATCCTTTTCAGCGGATTGAGGGAGCCCAATCCATCGCGCCGGACGTCCGTCCTTTGTTCTCCGTGGCGGTGGGGCTCGCGCTCCGGCGTGAGGGGGACGCGGCCTAG
- the pilO gene encoding type 4a pilus biogenesis protein PilO, with protein sequence MKLTQNQQKQLAMALVAAAVFGYVFFARMLAPVQADIKKKEIDLGGIQGRIDSLRVTANQRDQLLKRVEDLKGQVAKVEKRLPKETNLQDIIRIVSDLAAKNGVRFSSFSPMGEQVTGLFKEVSFAMNINGSVSSIGRFLSIIGQQERIFSARNLSLNFTPDEKRNETVSGNFTLISFVYIG encoded by the coding sequence ATGAAATTGACACAAAACCAACAAAAACAGCTCGCCATGGCGCTTGTGGCGGCGGCGGTTTTCGGGTATGTCTTCTTTGCGCGGATGCTGGCGCCGGTTCAGGCCGATATCAAAAAGAAAGAAATTGATTTAGGTGGCATCCAAGGACGCATCGACAGTTTGCGGGTGACGGCCAACCAACGGGACCAACTTTTGAAACGGGTGGAGGACTTGAAAGGCCAGGTCGCCAAGGTGGAGAAACGCCTTCCGAAAGAAACGAACCTCCAAGACATTATTCGGATCGTCAGCGATCTCGCCGCCAAAAACGGGGTGAGGTTTTCCTCTTTTTCTCCCATGGGGGAGCAGGTGACGGGTCTTTTTAAAGAAGTCTCGTTCGCCATGAATATCAACGGTTCGGTGAGTTCTATCGGTCGGTTTCTCTCCATCATCGGACAGCAGGAGCGGATTTTCAGCGCGAGAAACCTCTCGCTGAACTTTACCCCTGACGAAAAACGGAACGAGACCGTTTCGGGTAATTTTACGTTGATCTCGTTCGTTTACATCGGATGA
- a CDS encoding prepilin-type N-terminal cleavage/methylation domain-containing protein, producing MSQLTKRVAKAGFTLIELMIVVAIIGILAAIAIPKFADLITKSKESAAKGSLGSVRSAVSIYYSDNEGIFPASAAATDLAGALTPGSKYLDTIPNIAIPKPGLHQNNSAVVTAIGDAGGWWYTGSNLGQVYVNCTHADSKTSKWTFW from the coding sequence ATGAGTCAGCTAACGAAACGAGTCGCGAAAGCGGGGTTCACCCTCATCGAACTGATGATCGTTGTCGCCATCATAGGTATTCTGGCAGCCATTGCCATCCCGAAGTTCGCGGACCTCATCACGAAGTCGAAAGAAAGCGCGGCGAAAGGAAGCTTGGGGTCGGTTCGTTCGGCGGTCAGCATCTATTACTCTGACAACGAAGGAATCTTCCCGGCTTCGGCGGCGGCCACTGACTTGGCGGGGGCGTTGACCCCGGGGAGCAAGTATCTGGATACCATTCCGAACATCGCCATCCCAAAGCCGGGGCTACACCAAAACAACTCCGCGGTGGTGACAGCCATCGGCGACGCGGGCGGTTGGTGGTATACGGGTTCCAACCTGGGGCAGGTTTACGTTAACTGTACCCACGCGGATTCGAAAACGTCGAAATGGACGTTCTGGTAA
- a CDS encoding prepilin peptidase — protein sequence MDSWSERGWGVSRTSASTGSPGKSIVRPRSRCPRCHALIRWYENIPVASFLALRGKCARCRKPISFRYPLVEFLTAALVGFVFVQAPAGPGLVFGVALTFVLVVISVIDLDWRIIPDIFSLGLLWTSLSASPLNERLGWTGVERALSSGLGATAGFLSAWVMAEVGRRVFRREALGGGDVKLLAGIGALLGWRGVLTTWFLASIFGSLVFLGLRARRKMNWGAYLPFGPFLAAGAWAHWAWPALFSFWWGM from the coding sequence ATGGACTCCTGGTCGGAGCGGGGTTGGGGAGTTTCGCGAACGTCTGCATCCACCGGATCCCCGGGGAAATCCATCGTCAGGCCCCGGTCCCGGTGCCCCCGGTGCCACGCGTTGATCCGGTGGTATGAGAACATCCCGGTGGCGAGCTTTCTGGCGCTCCGCGGAAAATGCGCCCGATGTCGTAAGCCCATCTCTTTCCGGTATCCACTGGTGGAGTTCCTGACGGCGGCGCTCGTGGGCTTTGTGTTCGTGCAAGCCCCGGCGGGCCCGGGCTTAGTCTTCGGTGTGGCTCTGACGTTTGTTCTCGTGGTCATTTCCGTCATTGATTTGGACTGGCGGATCATCCCCGATATTTTTTCTCTGGGTCTTCTCTGGACATCCCTTTCGGCCTCCCCACTTAACGAGCGGCTCGGATGGACGGGTGTCGAGCGCGCCCTGTCCTCTGGTCTCGGCGCGACCGCCGGGTTCCTGAGCGCCTGGGTCATGGCGGAAGTGGGCCGACGCGTTTTTCGACGAGAAGCCCTGGGCGGGGGGGACGTAAAACTATTGGCGGGAATCGGCGCCTTGTTGGGCTGGCGCGGCGTTTTGACAACCTGGTTTTTGGCTTCCATCTTCGGTAGCCTTGTTTTCCTGGGCCTTAGAGCTCGCCGGAAGATGAACTGGGGCGCCTATCTTCCCTTCGGCCCTTTCCTCGCGGCAGGCGCCTGGGCGCACTGGGCCTGGCCGGCCCTGTTTTCTTTTTGGTGGGGGATGTGA
- a CDS encoding prepilin-type N-terminal cleavage/methylation domain-containing protein, which yields MKRVAKEGFTLIELMIVVAIIGILAAIAIPKFADLITKSKESAAKGSLGSLRSAVSIYYSDNEGIFPASAAATDLAGALTPGNKYLDSIPAIAIPKPGLHQSNTTVVTALGDASGWYYTGSALGQVYINCTHVDTKTSTWTFW from the coding sequence ATGAAACGAGTCGCGAAAGAAGGGTTCACGCTCATCGAACTGATGATCGTTGTCGCCATCATAGGTATTCTGGCAGCCATTGCCATCCCGAAATTCGCGGACCTCATCACGAAGTCGAAAGAAAGTGCGGCGAAAGGAAGCTTGGGGTCGCTTCGTTCGGCGGTCAGCATCTATTACTCTGACAACGAAGGAATCTTCCCAGCTTCGGCGGCGGCCACTGACTTGGCGGGAGCGTTGACGCCGGGCAACAAGTATCTGGACAGCATTCCAGCCATCGCCATCCCAAAGCCGGGTCTTCACCAGAGCAACACCACGGTGGTGACGGCTCTTGGAGATGCGTCCGGTTGGTATTACACGGGCTCTGCGTTGGGCCAGGTGTATATTAACTGCACGCACGTGGACACAAAAACGTCGACCTGGACGTTCTGGTAA
- the pilQ gene encoding type IV pilus secretin PilQ, whose amino-acid sequence MTKTFESRLLKALTHSSWGRSLRGTLLLSLLFPSPSVFALAVMDAAHSDGASGPFISTGEQANLKSISYDENALHIRLDRSVPYRVFTLSRPARVVVELSHTIHGPRPYEASVTGGVLHRIRSAQFKTSPDMVTRIVLDVDKMMPYRTTREAGEIVLRFEGPSAGVEAQSVPSGLEEPIVRGVDQAEIAATAIERPGGRDGGRVKDLMASLPTNPITIDFDEAEVRDVIRVLAEMSGINMIYAADLRGFVTIHLDRVPFNEVLSTILTTQGLVAQQIGSNILRILTPEALNTDRARSVTTYKTFILNYGKASEIQSHLAAVKISPTAKVSVDERNNALIVTDTQEGIAAAERLIAELDRKPPQVLIETKIVQIDVGKALQLGVQWEFANTAQSGSTARTVGLRNTTVGTDPDDKGGPGFKTTRVNPTSGVLEEVVIQAAKSAARGTGVTLPGPQAAGITFGFINNSDILTMTLNALEQDGQTKTLTNPKIITTNNQNARIQIGSKVPFKTTTVTGTGVATESITFVDVGFIINVTPTINVDNRIALKVKPEVSEVADATVDPPTIDTTVAETEVMIKDGETLVIGGLVSEKMIETASKVPLLGDLPVLGVFFRSTTNSKRRKEILIFVTARVVPD is encoded by the coding sequence ATGACAAAAACATTTGAATCCCGTCTTTTGAAGGCGCTGACCCATTCCTCATGGGGGAGATCCTTGCGGGGAACGCTGTTGTTGTCTCTGCTGTTTCCCTCTCCATCGGTGTTCGCCCTGGCGGTCATGGATGCCGCCCACAGCGATGGCGCCAGCGGGCCTTTCATCTCGACGGGGGAGCAGGCGAATTTAAAAAGCATTTCCTATGACGAAAACGCTCTTCATATCCGATTGGACCGTTCGGTCCCCTACAGGGTTTTCACGTTGAGCCGGCCCGCGCGCGTGGTCGTCGAACTCTCTCATACCATTCACGGGCCCCGGCCTTACGAAGCCTCGGTGACAGGCGGAGTCCTGCACCGGATCCGGAGCGCCCAATTCAAGACGTCCCCGGACATGGTCACCCGAATTGTCCTGGACGTCGATAAAATGATGCCCTACCGGACAACCCGGGAAGCCGGCGAGATTGTTTTGCGGTTTGAAGGCCCGTCCGCGGGCGTCGAAGCCCAGTCGGTTCCCTCCGGGCTTGAGGAACCCATCGTGCGTGGGGTGGACCAGGCGGAGATCGCCGCCACCGCTATCGAGCGGCCGGGCGGGCGGGACGGGGGGCGCGTTAAAGATTTGATGGCGTCCCTTCCGACCAACCCCATCACCATCGATTTCGATGAGGCGGAAGTCCGGGATGTGATCCGGGTTTTGGCGGAAATGAGCGGAATCAATATGATTTACGCGGCCGATTTGAGGGGGTTCGTGACCATTCATCTGGACCGTGTGCCTTTTAACGAGGTCTTGAGCACCATTTTGACGACACAGGGGCTTGTGGCCCAACAAATTGGGAGCAATATCCTCCGCATTCTGACCCCCGAGGCGCTCAATACGGACCGCGCCCGTTCCGTCACCACCTATAAAACGTTCATTCTGAATTATGGGAAGGCTTCCGAAATTCAGAGCCATCTTGCCGCCGTTAAAATCTCGCCCACCGCCAAGGTTTCCGTCGACGAGAGGAACAACGCGCTGATCGTGACCGACACCCAGGAAGGAATCGCCGCGGCGGAACGGCTGATCGCCGAGTTGGACCGCAAGCCCCCCCAGGTTCTCATCGAGACCAAGATTGTTCAGATCGATGTGGGCAAGGCCCTTCAGCTCGGCGTTCAATGGGAATTCGCGAACACGGCCCAGAGCGGGTCGACGGCCCGCACGGTCGGTCTCCGGAATACCACGGTCGGCACAGATCCAGACGATAAGGGAGGACCTGGATTCAAAACCACACGGGTCAATCCGACCTCGGGGGTCCTGGAGGAGGTCGTGATTCAGGCGGCCAAATCGGCGGCGCGCGGAACCGGCGTCACCTTGCCCGGGCCCCAGGCGGCTGGAATTACGTTCGGGTTCATCAACAACTCCGATATCCTGACGATGACGCTGAACGCCCTGGAGCAAGACGGGCAAACCAAGACGCTCACCAACCCGAAAATCATCACCACCAACAACCAAAACGCGCGAATCCAGATCGGGTCTAAGGTCCCTTTCAAAACCACGACGGTGACGGGCACCGGGGTCGCGACGGAGTCCATCACGTTCGTCGACGTGGGGTTCATCATCAACGTGACGCCCACGATCAACGTGGACAATCGCATCGCGCTGAAAGTGAAACCCGAGGTCAGCGAAGTGGCGGACGCGACAGTGGACCCTCCGACCATTGACACCACCGTAGCCGAAACGGAGGTCATGATTAAAGACGGAGAGACCTTGGTCATCGGCGGCTTGGTGAGCGAGAAGATGATTGAAACGGCTTCGAAAGTCCCCTTGTTGGGCGATTTGCCCGTCCTGGGGGTCTTTTTCCGGAGCACAACCAATTCTAAGCGGCGCAAGGAAATTCTTATCTTCGTCACCGCTCGCGTGGTTCCGGACTAA